Below is a genomic region from Equus caballus isolate H_3958 breed thoroughbred chromosome X, TB-T2T, whole genome shotgun sequence.
gccgaagcggaacgtgcacacacttaactgctgtgccactgggccggcccatcaaaaatattttaataacgtCTTTCGACAAATTTATGTCTTAATTCTCTGTCTCAGCTTATGCATTTGGAAGCATTTGTTTGAGAAAGGCCAAAGAGGCCTGTGACACAGCCGTAGGACAAGAGGCCTCACCTGTGTGGCTGTGCCACCAACTGCCCTAAGTGACCTTGGCTATACACCTCATCTCTCTGGCCCTGAGTCCCTCCCCTGTGAACTAAGGGAGCCAAGCTGCCGATCACCGGGGGCCTTGGCCACGTTCAGCAGTTCTCTCCCCAGAGTTCAGGAATCACTGTGGTTGCTCCTGGCTCCTTGGGCATCCAGTGGCCCAGGTTGACCTCACCTGCTGGGGGTGTCCCACATTACAGCCCTTAGGCTGGCATCCCCTTATCTGCAGAAAGGCAGCAAGGTTGGTCAGGGGCACAACAAGCAGTTGTCATAAATGTTACAGGCCAAAGAAGCTACCAGTGTGACAGGTCGCAGTGGCTCCTGCTTAGACGCATATAGCCCTAGGAAGCAGGAGACTGAAAAGAGCATGTTTAATCCCTTAGCCAGGGGACTGTCATGCTTTTCAGGACTTCTCCacagaagaccccagaactttgGGCCTATGCGGTTGAGCCCTAGGCCTTTATGTGCCAGGTGCCGGGGAAAGCTGCGAAGAACTTTGAGTGTCAAGTAACCAGGGTCATGGCAGTTTGGGGGTATGGAGGAGCTAGTCCGTAAAGTACCCACCCTGGTCTTCCTGGTGGACTCGGGAAGTTTGCTTTGGTTACATGTCGCTTTCAGCTTGCACAAGGGCTCAGGCAGACTCTGCCTGGCGCTGCAGAGGAGTCTTTCCACACCCTTCCTGAACCTCTTTCTCTATCGACAGTGTTTGACTCCTGCCCCGGCCCTCCTCCATGCTTGCTGGCAGACAAGACGGTCAGGCTAGCGTGGGCCACATGGGGCCCCGAAGGCCTGGCACTTCCCACCAGGGAGCCAGGCCCCAGATGGGTGCAGGGAAGGACCCAGAGCCCAGGTGGGGCCTCAGCTGGTGTCTCAGCCGGAGTCAGGAGCTGAATGGGGAAGCGCCCGAGAGTAAATGACAGCTAAGTTGAGGGTGTGAGCAGGCAGGcacaggagggaaggaggactGCAGAGTCCCATTCTAGCTGGAGGACAGACTGGGCCTGAGGAGCTTGCAGGGCCACCTGGGAATGGCACTTTGATGTCTGGCCAAGAGGTTGGGACGTGATAGTGCGTGGAGTGGAGAGCCGGCCACTGAAGGGTGCTAAGCAGAGGCTGACATGAGCCACTCCAGGGGCACTTGAGGAAGATGCTGGCGGCTGCTGTGTGCAGATCCCGTTAGCAGTGGTCAGCCCCGAAGTAGGAACCCCGGGGAGGGGTGGCCCCCTGGGCCTGGAGGCTCCTTAGAGaggaaggggttgggggaggtgTGCAGCAGTGCCATGTGCTGAGATGGAGGCTTGTGGTCAGCGAGGGGATGCAGAATCGGGGTCAGGGCTTCACTTCACTCATGGAAATGCTGGGCCTCGTGCTCCTCTGAACAACAGACCCCCAAGGCAGAATAGGAGCAAGAAAGCTCAGCAGTCCCCTCCCCGGAGAATCCAGGTGGGCCTCCAGGGCCCATCTGAGAAGTGAAATGGCAAATAGGACCAGTGAGGGCGAGGAAAAGGAGCAGAGGCACTGGCTCTGTGCTGGAGCTGAGCTGACCTGAAATGGAGCAGGTCTGCACTGGGCCCGAGGGAGAGCAGCCAGAGCCTGCGCCCTCCCTCGGGGACCCCACCTGCAGGCGGGGCTCTGTGCCTCGAAGTGCGCGAAATACCACTGCTAAGGGCACTACATCGATAGGCACTCATTTAATCCCTGTGACGACTCTGCAGGAGGGAGGTGCTGATAGCGCCCTTGCTCTACAGGTATGCAGACTGAGGCCCAAGGTGACACAGTAGGGGGGTGTTTGACACAGACAGTCCCTCTCGTTCCCGTACCTGCCTGCCTGCCATCTTGGCTTTGAGTCATTTCCAGAGCATCActgctcttctctcttttatattAATACATTTCTCGGCTACTAGGCAAACTCACACCACAGCTGGCTGTGACAAAGCAGTTGACAGTAAGTCCACATTGTTTCTAAATTGTCTGTCTGCTTCTGTGACTGCAGGAAATGGAAGGTTTTATTGTGGGCCAAGGaaaggtgatttcggactgtacagcagtttgggggaggggaggaagcctGGGGGATGGCGCCCTTGCTGCCTGGCCTCACACCTGACAAGCAGAGGGGAGATGCTTGTTATGCTTGTtatcccctcctccccctccccctcctccaccgcCACAGCCATGCCGTCCCTTGCCTGGGATTCCAGAACTCGGACCACAGCTAATGGACTCGAGTTCAACTGGGTATTTGGTTAAAagggctttggggctggcctggagacGTCCACGTTTCTAATGCCACTGAGGTGGGAAAGCCCGTTCTGAGTTGTCACAGCAGACCTAGGGAAGGTTTAAGTCTCTGAATGCAGTGACTCTAAAGGAACTAGGGCAGTGAGCAGGATTTTTATAGCACACAGATGAAAGAAGAACAGCACAGGTGTCAGGAGAGAGGATTCTAGAGGCCCTGCATAAGAGGGCGTCCATACTGTGGGAATCACTTCACTTTGATCACTGTTTTTCTGATGAAAACTGTTGGTGGATCCTGAGGCTGAGAGTCGGGAAGATGGAGGCTCTTTTTTGGATGGTTTTCTTTCTAACCACACTCTTTTtgtaaccacaaaggaaaaaggcAGAACGTTCCTCCGCTCGTGCCAGCCAATCAGCGGGAGCCCCGGCTTCCTCTGGCCTGCCCCCGCCACGCTGCTGGGCCGGGCGGCGGCCGCCTCGTGGGCAGCGTGGAGATCACGGGACTTCTTCCTGCTGGCTGCTGGCTCAGCGGGGAGGCCGAGGAGCGTTTGGCAGAAGCTGTTTATCTGAATTCTGGAAGAACCGTGGAGGCCGCCGCTCTTTTAAATGCTCTGCCTTGAGTCACACCTAGGCTTCCAGATGAAGCCTGAGTCGGGGCGGGCCCTCTTCCATGTGGCTGTGGCCAGCTGCCTGTGCGCCGCCACCGTCTATGCGGGCCTTTTCCAAGGTGTCCTCGTCCAAGTGGGCTATGAGCACTATGCCGAAGCACCGGTAGCCAGCCTCCCCGCCTTGCTAGCCATGCCCTTTAACTCGCTCATTAACGTGGCCTATGTGCTCCTAGGAATGTACTGGCTACAGAGAGATGCCAGCGCGCCGGGGCGCCCCGTAGAGGTGCAGAGGGTTCGGTACATGAAGGACGTTTTTGCTGGCATGGCCCTGGTCTATGGCCCCGTTCAGTGGCTGCGGATCGCGACACAGACGTGCCCTGCTGCCGTGCTCGACCAGTGGCTCACCTTGCCCATCTTCGCATGGCCAGTGGCCTGGTGCCTCCTTCTAGACAGGGGCTGGATGCCCTGGGGCTTCCTCACCATCGAGTGCCTCTCCCTGTGCAGTTACGGCCTTGCCCTGCTGCACCCCTGGGGGTTCGAGGTCACGCTGGGTGTACACATCGCAGCcactgtgggccaggccctgcGTGCCCACAGGCGCTATGGCAGTACCTCCTCGGGAACGTacttggctctgggtgtgctctcCTGCCTTGGCTTTGTGGTTCTTAAGCTGTATGACCGTCGGCTCGCACGGTGGCCTCTCTTCCAGCGGCTCACAGGCCACTTCTGGTCCAAAGTCTGTGATGTGCTCCAGTTCCACTTTGCATTCTTGTTTCTAACAAATTTAAACACTCGCCAAAGACTTCCTCCTGAGGGGAAGATGCATTAAAGTATGGAAAGAAGCTACTTACAGCCGCTGCCCCCCACCATCGACGTGGACATGGACTAACAGATGACACTCTGTCATCAGTGTTCAGTTTCCTGGGTGTGAGAAGACAGGGTGATTACACGGAAGACTGTCCCTTCCTTCAAAGTGATGGGCTTCCGTATTTAGGGGTGAAATGTTATACTCTCTGCAACTTAACTTTCaaagagataaagcaaatatCTAGGTTCAGGGGATGTGGGGTTTATTATACTattcttgtaacttttctgtaatttgaaatttttcaaaataaaatgttgggggGAATGACCCCAAGAAATCCATCACATTCGCAGTTGGAGAGAGAATGGTTGTTTGTAATAGCTTTGGGATCTTGGTTATAAGTGCAGGCCGGTG
It encodes:
- the TMEM187 gene encoding transmembrane protein 187 encodes the protein MLCLESHLGFQMKPESGRALFHVAVASCLCAATVYAGLFQGVLVQVGYEHYAEAPVASLPALLAMPFNSLINVAYVLLGMYWLQRDASAPGRPVEVQRVRYMKDVFAGMALVYGPVQWLRIATQTCPAAVLDQWLTLPIFAWPVAWCLLLDRGWMPWGFLTIECLSLCSYGLALLHPWGFEVTLGVHIAATVGQALRAHRRYGSTSSGTYLALGVLSCLGFVVLKLYDRRLARWPLFQRLTGHFWSKVCDVLQFHFAFLFLTNLNTRQRLPPEGKMH